The following coding sequences lie in one Myxococcus xanthus genomic window:
- a CDS encoding DUF2721 domain-containing protein — translation MNGLAEVVDLSSIRLIGTAVTPAVMVSACGIVATGLDNQIARMTARIREMAREWRLLPEGHTRRAVLRQEVAILDRRHAILARAIAFTYTALLAFVVTSLLYLTKRQTQLPEALPVVSFSLGVVLLGATALLVLASLRLSRRAIKLERQELFD, via the coding sequence ATGAATGGCCTCGCGGAAGTCGTGGACCTCTCTTCCATCCGGCTCATCGGCACGGCGGTGACGCCCGCGGTGATGGTGTCGGCGTGTGGCATCGTGGCGACGGGGTTGGACAACCAGATTGCGCGCATGACGGCGCGCATCCGGGAGATGGCGCGGGAGTGGCGGCTGCTGCCGGAGGGGCACACCCGGCGCGCGGTGTTGCGCCAGGAGGTCGCCATCCTGGACCGGCGGCACGCCATCCTCGCCCGGGCGATTGCCTTCACCTACACGGCGCTGCTGGCCTTCGTGGTGACGTCGCTGCTGTACCTGACGAAGCGGCAGACGCAGCTGCCCGAGGCCCTGCCGGTGGTGTCCTTCTCGTTGGGCGTGGTGCTGCTGGGCGCGACGGCGCTGCTCGTGCTGGCGTCGCTGCGGCTGAGCCGGCGGGCCATCAAGCTGGAGCGGCAGGAACTCTTCGACTAG
- a CDS encoding slipin family protein — MQLTGLFGVLIPVAILFLLFLSGVRIVNEYQNGVVFRLGRFVGLKRAGFRWLIPFVERMVIIDLRTVARDVPPQDVITRDNVSVKVNAVVYFRVIHADKAVLQVEDYLYATSQLAQTTLRSILGQVELDQLLSERERINHEIQQVLDARTDPWGVKVSNVEVKHIDLPAEMQRAIARQAEAERERRAKIIAAEGEHQAAEKLSMAAKVLGRYPATLQLRYLQTLVEITTGGNHTILPIPLDLLRTLSGVKAHLEQADDGHENRRYAEDEEEGPPAGGLS, encoded by the coding sequence ATGCAACTGACCGGACTGTTCGGAGTGCTCATCCCCGTCGCCATCCTGTTCCTGCTCTTCCTGTCGGGGGTGCGAATCGTCAATGAGTACCAGAACGGCGTGGTGTTCCGGCTCGGGCGGTTCGTGGGGCTCAAGCGCGCGGGCTTCCGCTGGCTCATCCCCTTCGTGGAGCGCATGGTCATCATCGACCTGCGCACCGTGGCCCGTGACGTGCCCCCACAGGACGTCATCACCCGGGACAACGTCAGCGTGAAGGTCAACGCCGTCGTCTACTTCCGCGTCATCCACGCGGACAAGGCCGTGCTCCAGGTGGAGGACTACCTCTATGCCACCAGCCAGCTCGCCCAGACAACGCTGCGCTCCATCCTGGGCCAGGTGGAGCTGGACCAACTCCTCTCCGAGCGGGAGCGCATCAACCACGAGATTCAGCAGGTGCTCGATGCACGCACCGACCCGTGGGGCGTCAAGGTGTCCAACGTGGAGGTGAAGCACATCGACCTGCCTGCGGAGATGCAGCGGGCCATCGCGCGGCAGGCCGAAGCCGAGCGCGAGCGCCGCGCGAAAATCATCGCCGCCGAGGGCGAACACCAGGCCGCCGAGAAGCTCTCCATGGCCGCCAAGGTCCTCGGCCGCTACCCGGCCACCCTCCAGCTCCGCTACCTCCAGACGCTGGTGGAAATCACCACCGGTGGCAATCACACCATCCTGCCCATCCCGCTCGACCTGCTGCGCACGCTCAGCGGCGTGAAGGCCCACCTGGAGCAGGCCGACGATGGACATGAGAACCGGCGATACGCCGAGGATGAAGAAGAGGGACCTCCCGCGGGCGGCCTGTCCTGA
- a CDS encoding NfeD family protein, whose amino-acid sequence MHQRARWRLAGPALLCVLMAGLLAPAADAPTRNGQPTVARCDLEGVVDAGTSGYLSDCVARATAAGHDALLVRLDTPGGSLEATRHIVRAFLASPVPVLVWVGPSGAHAGSAGVFIALASNVAAMAPGTNIGAAHPVVGPSGQSPEAVGGEQLARKVENDAVAFAESIAQQRGRNVQWAASAVRDSVSVSADDARALRVVEYVTSTEADFLTQADGRRVTVAGGESVRLSTRDAHIVTLEPTLSQRTVHALANPAIVYLLFLLAALGFVVELSHPGAIAPGLMGVVALVLALVASSALPVRAGAVLLMLAGAALIIAELFVTSGLLGAAGVVLLGLGGLFLVDRFDPEWFVDRSFQVSWTWLVPTTVALAGAAAYVAYRSAQTRRLPQQGGDLGLVGERGTALAPVTPEGGEVFIHGERWSATSTAPIRSGAHVVVRGMQGLTLFVDEVPT is encoded by the coding sequence ATGCACCAACGGGCACGGTGGAGACTCGCGGGTCCGGCCCTCCTGTGTGTCCTCATGGCGGGCCTGCTCGCACCCGCGGCCGATGCGCCCACGAGGAACGGCCAGCCCACCGTGGCGCGCTGCGACCTGGAGGGCGTGGTCGACGCCGGCACCAGCGGCTACCTGTCCGACTGCGTGGCACGCGCCACGGCCGCGGGGCATGACGCGTTGCTCGTGCGACTGGACACCCCCGGCGGCTCGCTGGAGGCCACGCGCCACATCGTCCGGGCCTTCCTCGCGTCACCTGTCCCGGTGCTCGTCTGGGTCGGCCCCTCCGGCGCACACGCGGGCAGCGCGGGCGTCTTCATCGCCCTGGCGTCCAACGTCGCGGCCATGGCGCCGGGCACGAACATCGGGGCCGCACACCCGGTGGTGGGCCCTTCCGGCCAGTCCCCGGAAGCCGTGGGCGGCGAGCAACTGGCCCGCAAGGTGGAGAACGACGCCGTCGCGTTCGCGGAGAGCATTGCCCAGCAGCGGGGCCGCAATGTGCAGTGGGCCGCCTCCGCCGTGCGCGACAGCGTCAGCGTCTCCGCGGACGACGCGCGGGCACTGCGCGTGGTGGAGTACGTCACGTCCACCGAGGCGGACTTCCTCACGCAGGCGGACGGGCGGCGTGTGACGGTGGCGGGCGGCGAGTCCGTGCGGCTCTCCACGCGGGATGCGCACATCGTCACGCTGGAGCCCACGCTGTCCCAGCGCACCGTGCACGCGCTCGCCAATCCAGCCATCGTCTACCTGCTGTTCCTGCTGGCCGCGCTGGGGTTCGTGGTGGAGCTGTCACATCCGGGCGCCATTGCCCCGGGGCTCATGGGCGTGGTGGCGCTGGTCCTGGCGCTGGTGGCGTCGTCCGCGCTGCCTGTCCGCGCGGGCGCGGTGCTGTTGATGCTGGCGGGCGCGGCCCTCATCATCGCGGAGTTGTTCGTCACCAGTGGATTGCTCGGCGCCGCGGGCGTGGTGCTGCTGGGCCTGGGCGGCCTGTTCCTCGTGGACCGCTTCGACCCGGAGTGGTTCGTGGACCGCTCCTTCCAGGTGTCGTGGACGTGGCTGGTGCCCACCACCGTGGCGCTGGCGGGTGCGGCGGCTTACGTCGCCTACCGGAGCGCGCAGACGCGGCGGCTCCCCCAGCAAGGTGGCGACCTGGGGCTCGTGGGTGAGCGAGGCACCGCCCTGGCCCCGGTGACACCGGAGGGCGGCGAGGTGTTCATTCACGGAGAGCGCTGGAGCGCCACGTCCACCGCACCCATCCGCTCCGGCGCGCACGTGGTGGTGCGAGGCATGCAAGGACTCACCCTCTTCGTCGACGAGGTACCGACCTGA
- a CDS encoding glycosyltransferase, with product MLDVVDIGKRSLATYRGIAPDELLDELHRLSEDLRGARCMHLSATPYGGGVSEILRSLVPLYNDLGIVTDWKIIHGDDTFFQVTKRIHNGLQGAPGELTESEKATYLANAQLNAHRLVTDSENYDFVFVHDPQPAVLAALSPHLDARWIWRCHIDTSHPNPAFWDFLSPYLRAYDAAIFTMREFIPPQLPISDVRIYPPAIDPLSPKNHPLPEALSRDVLEWIGIRTHRPLVTQVSRFDRWKDPLGVVRAYQRVRPHVPDLQLALAGSLALDDPEGWDVYEELRDATAGDSLIHILTNLVGVGNIEVNALQAVSDVVIQKSLREGFGLVVSETLWKGTPVVGGRVGGIPMQLPEGTGGVLVDTVEECAEAMLHMLRRPDEARLLGARGHEHVRQHFLMPRLLVDHLRLIKQLAALRPLPQRGIVPASFNPASLQGV from the coding sequence ATGCTGGACGTCGTGGACATTGGCAAGCGTTCGCTTGCCACCTATCGCGGGATTGCTCCCGACGAACTCCTCGACGAATTGCACCGGCTCTCCGAGGACCTGCGGGGCGCCCGGTGCATGCACCTGAGCGCCACGCCCTACGGCGGTGGCGTCTCCGAAATCCTCCGCTCCCTGGTCCCGCTCTACAACGACCTGGGCATCGTCACGGACTGGAAGATCATCCACGGCGACGACACCTTCTTCCAGGTCACCAAGCGCATCCACAACGGCCTGCAAGGCGCCCCCGGCGAGCTCACCGAGTCCGAGAAGGCCACCTACCTGGCCAACGCCCAGCTCAACGCCCACCGGCTCGTCACGGATTCGGAGAACTACGACTTCGTCTTCGTCCATGACCCGCAGCCCGCCGTGCTCGCGGCGCTGAGTCCCCATCTCGATGCGCGCTGGATATGGCGCTGCCACATCGACACCTCGCACCCCAACCCGGCCTTCTGGGACTTCCTGTCGCCCTACCTGCGCGCCTACGACGCCGCCATCTTCACGATGCGGGAGTTCATTCCACCCCAGCTCCCCATCTCCGACGTCCGCATCTACCCGCCCGCCATCGACCCACTCAGTCCCAAGAACCACCCGCTGCCGGAGGCCCTCTCGCGCGACGTGTTGGAGTGGATTGGCATCCGCACCCACCGGCCCCTCGTCACCCAGGTCAGCCGCTTCGACCGGTGGAAGGACCCGCTCGGTGTCGTCCGCGCCTACCAGCGCGTGCGGCCCCACGTCCCCGACCTCCAGCTCGCGCTCGCGGGCTCACTGGCCCTGGACGACCCGGAGGGCTGGGACGTGTACGAGGAACTCCGCGACGCCACCGCGGGCGACAGCCTCATCCACATCCTCACCAACCTGGTGGGCGTGGGGAACATCGAGGTCAACGCGCTCCAGGCCGTCTCCGACGTCGTCATCCAGAAGTCCCTGCGCGAGGGCTTCGGGCTCGTCGTTTCGGAGACGCTGTGGAAGGGCACCCCCGTCGTCGGCGGGCGCGTGGGCGGCATTCCCATGCAGCTGCCCGAGGGCACCGGCGGCGTCCTCGTGGACACCGTGGAGGAATGTGCAGAGGCCATGCTCCACATGCTCCGCCGTCCCGACGAGGCCCGGCTGCTGGGCGCGCGTGGACACGAGCACGTGCGTCAGCACTTCCTCATGCCTCGGCTGCTCGTAGACCACCTGCGGCTGATCAAGCAACTGGCAGCCCTGCGCCCCTTGCCCCAGCGCGGCATCGTCCCTGCTTCCTTCAACCCCGCCAGCCTCCAGGGGGTGTGA